One region of Vespa crabro chromosome 15, iyVesCrab1.2, whole genome shotgun sequence genomic DNA includes:
- the LOC124429516 gene encoding beta-1,4-N-acetylgalactosaminyltransferase bre-4-like, whose protein sequence is MTVAAAVALWHRANLYKAMACVVLALIAVQYLLSGVLDRRSIETIFTINATRYADRTYRNHPRGLIIYGPATVSSILKGDNNNNNNNNNVTSKIFPSAGKGDNVGSGLANITKTEAGVFPTNNVVGLSPGSSPQYASNATNNATIQQCPLVSPNLVGPVAVSKTPPEMSVIEKTFIEVNPGGRGCPTNCVARDRVAIIIPFRDRPQHLQALLFNVHPILLRQQIDYQIFVVEQEGTGAFNRAMLMNVGYVEALKERTFDCFIFHDVDLLPEDDRNLYTCPEQPRHMSVAVDKFRYKLPYADLFGGVSAMSREHFKLVNGFSNVFWGWGGEDDDMANRIKAHGLHISRYPANVARYKMLTHKKEKANPKRYEFLRTGKKRFATDGLSNLQYELIDKQKPKLYTWLLVRLTPPQPS, encoded by the exons ATGACTGTGGCCGCAGCCGTGGCACTGTGGCATCGTGCCAACCTCTACAAGGCGATGGCCTGCGTCGTCCTCGCGCTCATTGCTGTTCAGTATCTTCTAAGCGGAGTATTGGATCGTCGATCCATCGAGACCATATTCACCATTAATGCTACGAG ATACGCCGATCGGACGTACAGGAACCATCCTCGTGGATTGATCATATACGGTCCAGCGACAGTGTCTAGCATTCTCAAAggcgacaacaacaacaacaacaacaacaacaatgtcaCTTCGAAAATATTCCCATCAGCCGGCAAAGGGGATAATGTTGGAAGTGGTCTCGCAAACATTACCAAAACCGAAGCTGGAGTATTTCCGACGAACAACGTCGTTGGGTTGTCTCCTGGAAGCTCACCTCAATATGCCTCGAATGCCACGAATAACGCGACGATTCAACAATGTCCCCTTGTATCTCCAAATCTCG tTGGTCCAGTGGCCGTTAGTAAAACTCCACCGGAGATGTCGGTCATTGAAAAAACGTTCATCGAGGTGAATCCAGGTGGAAGAGGATGTCCAACGAATTGCGTAGCGAGAGATCGCGTAGCCATTATTATTCCGTTTCGTGATCGCCCACAGCATCTGCAGGCGTTACTCTTCAACGTGCATCCGATTCTCTTGCGTCAGCAAATCGATTATCAGATCTTTGTGGTCGAGCAGGAAG GTACCGGAGCATTTAATCGAGCGATGCTGATGAACGTCGGTTACGTGGAAGccttgaaagaaagaacgttCGATTGCTTCATTTTCCACGATGTCGATTTACTTCCGGAAGACGATAGAAATCTGTACACCTGCCCGGAACAACCCAGGCATATGTCCGTCGCCGTTGATAAGTTCAGATACAA GCTCCCGTATGCCGACCTTTTCGGTGGTGTTTCCGCTATGTCCCGGGAACATTTCAAACTGGTGAACGGCTTCAGCAACGTCTTTTGGGGTTGGGGTGGCGAGGACGACGACATGGCAAATCGTATAAAGGCTCATGGTTTGCATATATCTCGTTATCCCGCTAACGTAGCTCGGTACAAGATGCTAACGCACAAGAAGGAGAAGGCTAATCCAAAgag GTACGAGTTCCTGAGGACAGGGAAGAAGAGATTCGCGACGGATGGTCTAAGCAATCTTCAATACGAGCTGATCGATAAACAAAAGCCAAAATTGTATACGTGGCTTTTGGTACGACTGACACCACCGCAGCCCAGCTGA